In Galactobacillus timonensis, the genomic window GAAGCCCATGAAACCGGAACTCGCACGATAAACGGGGTGGAAACAACGGTTGAGCAGACAATCCGGGAATTTGAGCTGGCATATGCCGGAGAAGTACCGGATATCTGCCCGAAATGCGGAGCGAAGATGTCTAAGCACGACAACCGGACTGTTACGGTCAGTGATACACCGAATGGCGGAAAACCAACACGGCTATATGTGACAGTGCCCCGGAAGCGCTGCAGCAATCCTGACTGCCGGTACATCTGGAAGGCGGAAATGGAAGGTATTGATGGCAAACGGAAGATCACGACACGGGCAGAATGCTCAATTGTAGAACAGTGCGTTCGGAACACTTTTGAAGAAGTCGGACGCAACTACCCGATGACAAGCGTATCAATACTGAATATCTTTTCGGACTTCATAGGCAGCCACGGGGAGATCATGCAGTTCCGTATGCCGGAATACCTGGGCATTGATGAAATCAAGGTCAATGGCAGGTTCATCACCGTCATGACCAACCTTGAGAAACACACCATGTACGACCTGCTGGAAAAACGCACACAGGACTTCCTGGAAGATCATTTCGCATCACTGCCGTTATCAGAGCGTGAGAAAGTCCGGTGGGTGTGCAGCGACATGTACAGGCCGTTCAAGAAACCGATTGGTGCATATCTGCCGAACGCAAAATGGGCGATTGACCACTTCCATGTGGTGATGAAGGCCAACCTTGCCGTGGATGAGATACGGAAGAATATTCAGTCAAAGTATCCTGGCAAGACTGGGCCGAAGTTCAAGCATGGCCCTGCATATACGCTCAGAAAGCGTCTGAAAGACCTTGACGCAGATGAGGCAGACGCAATCAGGTGGATGAGAGATGACCCAGACCTGAGCCCATTGGCAACCGCTTATGACATCAAGGAAGACTTCTTTAACATCTACGATGAGAACCAGGCTTCCAAGGAGAATGCAGAACAGGCGTTTGCGGACTGGGAGGCAAATCTGCCGCCTGCACCGGAAGATGAGCATGAAGAAGACATTTATGCCCCGTTCCGTGAGCTTGCGGCAACCGTGCATAACTTCTACGAGCCGATATTTGCCATATGGGACTGCGACATTGCCATATCCAACGGCTATACCGAGTGCAGCAACCGTTTGACAAGAGAAACACACCTCAGAGGGCGGGGATATTCATTTGATACGCTGCGTGCCAAGGTTCTGCTCCGCAATGTCAATATTGAGAAGGCAATCAGGGAAGGCTCTGCCGATTATGATGGTCCTGTGCTTACTGAGAACAACATGTCCAGCCTGCAGTATTACGAGCAGACGGCCAACGACGGGTATGACCTCACAGCCCAGGCTTATTCAGCCGATGGGCATACGTTCGATAGTGAAACAGGCGAACTGCTCGATGACAGCACTGAGCAGACAGACAGCAATAACCTTAATATAACGGATGACAAGGAATCGTTCTGAACAGGAACGGTTCTTTTCTTATCTTAAATAAGTGGTGGAAATGTGTTCATGACCAAGTAACTGCTGAATATGAGTAAGTGGAACCCCTGAAAGATATAAATCCATAGCACGTGTTTTCCTTAACATATGGCAATGGGAATCCTCAGGCATATTATTTCCTTTCATTGCACACTCAGCCGCATATTTTTTAATGAGTTTTTCTAAAGTATCT contains:
- a CDS encoding ISL3 family transposase, translated to MPRKPKGSGEITVTDPELVKELFGVYPANARFIHEAHETGTRTINGVETTVEQTIREFELAYAGEVPDICPKCGAKMSKHDNRTVTVSDTPNGGKPTRLYVTVPRKRCSNPDCRYIWKAEMEGIDGKRKITTRAECSIVEQCVRNTFEEVGRNYPMTSVSILNIFSDFIGSHGEIMQFRMPEYLGIDEIKVNGRFITVMTNLEKHTMYDLLEKRTQDFLEDHFASLPLSEREKVRWVCSDMYRPFKKPIGAYLPNAKWAIDHFHVVMKANLAVDEIRKNIQSKYPGKTGPKFKHGPAYTLRKRLKDLDADEADAIRWMRDDPDLSPLATAYDIKEDFFNIYDENQASKENAEQAFADWEANLPPAPEDEHEEDIYAPFRELAATVHNFYEPIFAIWDCDIAISNGYTECSNRLTRETHLRGRGYSFDTLRAKVLLRNVNIEKAIREGSADYDGPVLTENNMSSLQYYEQTANDGYDLTAQAYSADGHTFDSETGELLDDSTEQTDSNNLNITDDKESF